Proteins encoded within one genomic window of Mycolicibacterium monacense:
- the tgt gene encoding tRNA guanosine(34) transglycosylase Tgt, whose amino-acid sequence MDQQFFTVEAELPGRRGRAGVIRTPHGEIRTPAFIAVGTQATVKAVLPETMRELGAQAVLANAYHLYLQPGPDVVAAAGGLGAFMNWPGPTFTDSGGFQVLSLGAGFRKVLAMDANRVQADDVIAKGKERLAVVDDDGVTFRSHLNGTTHRFTPEVSIGIQHQLGADIIFAFDELTTLVNTRGYQEDSVRRTHRWAERCLAEHRKLSLENHEKPPQALFGVVQGAQYEDLRRQAARELTEILDEDGRGFDGYGIGGALEKQNLATIVGWVTSELPDDKPRHLLGISELDDLFAAVEAGADTFDCVSPSRVARNAAVYSATGRYNITGSRYRRDFTPIDAECDCYTCAHYTRGYIHHLFKAKEMLASTLCTIHNERFVVRLVDQIRASIVAGNFDELREHVLGRYYAARGQ is encoded by the coding sequence GTGGATCAGCAGTTCTTCACCGTCGAGGCCGAGCTGCCCGGGCGACGCGGCCGGGCCGGGGTGATCCGCACCCCGCACGGGGAGATCCGCACCCCCGCGTTCATCGCCGTCGGCACCCAGGCCACCGTCAAGGCGGTGCTACCGGAGACCATGCGCGAGCTCGGCGCCCAGGCGGTACTCGCCAACGCCTACCACCTCTATCTGCAACCCGGCCCGGACGTGGTCGCTGCCGCGGGCGGGCTCGGCGCCTTCATGAACTGGCCCGGCCCCACGTTCACCGACAGCGGCGGGTTCCAGGTCCTGTCGCTGGGTGCCGGGTTCCGCAAGGTGCTGGCGATGGACGCCAACAGAGTGCAGGCCGACGACGTCATCGCCAAGGGCAAGGAACGCCTGGCCGTGGTCGACGACGACGGCGTCACCTTCCGGTCGCACCTCAACGGCACCACCCACAGATTCACCCCGGAGGTGTCGATCGGCATCCAGCACCAACTGGGCGCCGACATCATCTTCGCCTTCGACGAGTTGACGACCCTGGTCAACACGCGCGGCTACCAGGAGGATTCGGTCCGCCGCACCCACCGCTGGGCGGAGCGCTGTCTGGCCGAGCACCGCAAGCTGTCGCTGGAGAACCACGAGAAGCCGCCGCAGGCGCTGTTCGGTGTGGTCCAGGGCGCGCAGTACGAAGACCTCCGGCGGCAGGCCGCCCGCGAGCTGACCGAGATCCTCGACGAGGACGGCCGGGGTTTCGACGGATACGGCATCGGCGGCGCGCTGGAGAAGCAGAACCTCGCCACCATCGTCGGCTGGGTCACCAGCGAACTGCCCGACGACAAACCGCGCCACCTGCTGGGGATCAGCGAACTCGACGACCTGTTCGCCGCGGTCGAGGCCGGCGCCGACACCTTCGACTGTGTGTCGCCGTCACGGGTCGCCCGCAACGCCGCTGTGTACTCGGCGACCGGGCGGTACAACATCACCGGTTCGCGCTACCGCCGCGACTTCACGCCGATCGACGCCGAATGCGACTGCTACACCTGCGCTCACTACACCCGCGGGTACATCCACCACCTGTTCAAGGCCAAGGAGATGCTGGCCTCGACGCTGTGCACGATCCACAACGAACGCTTCGTCGTCCGCCTCGTCGACCAGATCCGGGCCTCGATCGTCGCGGGCAACTTCGACGAACTCCGCGAGCACGTGCTCGGGCGGTACTACGCCGCGCGTGGACAATGA
- a CDS encoding cytochrome P450, with the protein MTATADPRALLGRLLDPANRADPYPLYADFRAAGPLASPEANLVVFSAFADCDEVLRHPASASDRLKSTVAQREIAAGAVARPFGTPGFLFLDPPDHTRLRRLVSSAFVPRVVKALEPEIVSLVDSLLDAVAARGEFDVIADLAYPLPVAVICRLLGVPLEDEPQFSRASALLAQSLDPFVTVTGQAAQGAEDRLEAGLWLRGYLRELIAKRRVEPRDDLISGLIAAEEAGDQLTEDEIVATCNLLLVAGHETTVNLIANAILAMLRHPAAWDALAAEPQRASAVAEETLRFDPPVQLVGRIAAEDMTVNGVTVPKGDSMLLLLAAAHRDPDAFDRADTFDPDRSNLRHLGFGKGPHFCLGAPLARLEAAVALSAVTARFPDARLAAEPVYKPNLTLRGLGTLSVAI; encoded by the coding sequence ATGACCGCGACCGCGGACCCCCGGGCGCTGCTTGGCCGGCTGCTCGACCCGGCCAACCGGGCCGACCCCTACCCGCTGTACGCGGACTTCCGGGCGGCCGGACCGTTGGCGTCGCCCGAAGCCAACCTGGTGGTGTTCTCCGCCTTCGCCGACTGCGACGAGGTGCTGCGGCACCCCGCATCGGCCAGCGACCGGCTGAAGTCGACGGTCGCGCAACGGGAGATCGCCGCCGGCGCCGTCGCGCGCCCGTTCGGGACCCCCGGGTTCCTGTTCCTCGATCCGCCGGACCACACCCGGTTGCGCCGGCTGGTCAGCTCGGCGTTCGTGCCCAGGGTGGTCAAGGCGCTCGAACCCGAGATCGTGTCGCTGGTCGACTCGCTGCTGGATGCGGTGGCGGCCAGGGGCGAGTTCGACGTCATCGCCGATCTGGCCTATCCGCTGCCGGTGGCGGTGATCTGCCGTCTGCTCGGGGTGCCGCTGGAAGACGAACCCCAGTTCAGCCGCGCGTCGGCGTTGCTCGCCCAGTCGCTGGACCCGTTCGTCACCGTCACCGGTCAGGCCGCGCAGGGGGCCGAGGACCGGCTGGAGGCGGGGCTGTGGCTGCGGGGTTACCTGCGCGAGCTGATCGCCAAGCGCCGCGTCGAACCGCGCGACGACCTGATCTCCGGACTGATCGCCGCCGAGGAGGCCGGTGACCAGCTCACCGAGGACGAGATCGTCGCCACCTGCAACCTGCTGCTGGTGGCCGGACACGAGACGACGGTCAACCTGATCGCCAACGCGATACTGGCGATGCTGCGACACCCCGCGGCATGGGATGCGCTGGCGGCGGAGCCGCAGCGGGCGTCCGCGGTCGCGGAGGAGACGCTGCGTTTCGACCCGCCGGTCCAGCTGGTCGGCCGCATCGCCGCCGAGGACATGACGGTCAACGGGGTCACGGTGCCCAAGGGCGACAGCATGCTGCTTCTGCTGGCCGCCGCGCACCGCGATCCGGACGCCTTCGACCGGGCCGACACGTTCGACCCGGACCGTTCCAACCTCCGGCACCTCGGGTTCGGCAAGGGGCCGCACTTCTGCCTCGGGGCGCCGCTGGCCCGGTTGGAGGCCGCCGTCGCCCTGTCGGCGGTGACCGCCCGGTTCCCCGACGCCCGGTTGGCGGCCGAACCGGTCTACAAGCCGAACCTCACGCTGCGCGGTTTGGGAACGCTTTCCGTCGCCATTTAG
- a CDS encoding saccharopine dehydrogenase family protein encodes MRILLVGAGGVGSAFCAIAARREFFEQIVVCDYDEARARRAAEAVGDARFVAARVDATSADAVAALVREHAITHVMNAVDPRFVMPIFNGALAGGADYLDMAMSLSRRHPEQPYELTGVKLGDEQFAAEADWSAAGRLALVGIGVEPGLSDVFARYAADHLFSDIDELGTRDGSNLTVDGYDFAPSFSIWTTIEECLNPPVIWEDGRGWFVTEPFSEPEVFDFPDGIGPVECVNVEHEEVLLMPRWVKCRRATFKYGLGAEFIDVLKTLHKLGLDRTDTVTVGSGKGPVEVSPRDVVAACLPNPATLGPNMRGKTCAGLWVTGTGRDGNPRSTYLYHVVDNEWSMAEYGHQCVVWQTAINPVVALELLANGTWSGAGVLGPEAFDAVPFLELLTAYGSPWGVKELTP; translated from the coding sequence ATGCGAATCCTGTTGGTGGGTGCCGGCGGTGTCGGTTCGGCGTTCTGCGCGATCGCCGCGCGCCGTGAATTCTTCGAGCAGATCGTCGTCTGCGACTACGACGAGGCCAGGGCCCGCCGGGCCGCCGAGGCGGTGGGCGACGCGCGGTTCGTCGCGGCACGGGTGGATGCCACGTCGGCCGATGCGGTCGCGGCGCTGGTGCGCGAACACGCGATCACCCACGTCATGAACGCCGTCGACCCGCGGTTCGTCATGCCGATCTTCAACGGTGCGCTGGCCGGGGGAGCGGACTACCTCGACATGGCGATGAGCCTGTCGCGACGCCACCCGGAACAGCCCTACGAGTTGACCGGGGTGAAACTCGGCGACGAGCAGTTCGCCGCCGAGGCCGACTGGTCCGCGGCCGGTCGCCTGGCCCTGGTGGGCATCGGCGTGGAGCCCGGGCTGTCGGACGTGTTCGCCCGCTACGCCGCCGATCACCTGTTCTCCGACATCGACGAACTCGGCACCCGCGACGGGTCGAACCTCACGGTCGACGGTTACGACTTCGCGCCGTCGTTCTCGATCTGGACGACCATCGAGGAATGCCTGAACCCTCCGGTGATCTGGGAGGACGGCCGCGGCTGGTTCGTCACCGAACCGTTCAGCGAACCGGAGGTCTTCGACTTCCCGGACGGCATCGGTCCGGTCGAATGCGTCAACGTCGAGCACGAAGAGGTGCTGCTGATGCCGCGTTGGGTCAAATGCAGACGCGCGACGTTCAAATACGGTCTGGGCGCGGAGTTCATCGACGTGCTCAAGACGCTGCACAAGCTGGGGCTGGACCGCACCGACACGGTGACCGTCGGCAGCGGCAAGGGCCCGGTCGAGGTGTCCCCGCGCGACGTGGTGGCCGCGTGTCTGCCCAACCCGGCCACGCTCGGCCCCAACATGCGCGGCAAGACCTGCGCCGGGCTCTGGGTCACGGGAACCGGCAGGGACGGCAACCCGCGGTCGACGTACCTGTATCACGTGGTGGACAACGAGTGGTCGATGGCCGAATACGGCCACCAGTGCGTCGTCTGGCAGACCGCCATCAATCCCGTTGTGGCACTGGAACTCCTGGCCAACGGCACCTGGAGCGGGGCCGGTGTGCTCGGACCGGAGGCGTTCGACGCGGTGCCGTTCCTGGAACTGCTGACCGCCTACGGCTCACCGTGGGGGGTCAAGGAGCTGACGCCGTAG
- the hpnE gene encoding hydroxysqualene dehydroxylase HpnE, with protein MSTDTRRFVVIGGGLAGLASAVWLAEAGRDVVLLERRGRLGGRTHAMRADQVDDVPDNGQHVIASGYHHLYRYLDSVGTREHLAFPKVSTLRWPDGRKTTMQTTGLGALRTLFGVHPDAGVGDRLRAARATLRLGWQALRQPADLADLTTEQWFERVGMPAPAREALWDWLALGIAAEPVSKESAKVFANVMATGIRLGLRHRIPVTIGYPTVDLDTLYISGAVKVFEEHGVDVRYRAVARRIHIDGGVVTGVSLADGTHIPADAVVCAVPNSNIEGLLDDLPEHAEIYAAADKLGHTPIVSTNLYLDRPLGTETAFEGLIGGTGVIDEVFDRQIMHGRRTDRAWLYCLTTSGAYEQITKTSDEIVAEQMALLRRYYPAARHANVLQAQVVRMPKATFSQVVGTDALRPPQRTSVPSLVLAGDWTATNWSATMESAVESAATAVRLLLAQHP; from the coding sequence ATGAGCACAGACACACGTCGCTTCGTCGTCATCGGCGGGGGGCTGGCGGGCCTCGCGTCGGCCGTCTGGCTGGCCGAGGCCGGCCGCGACGTCGTCCTGCTCGAGCGGCGTGGCAGGCTCGGCGGCCGCACCCACGCCATGCGGGCCGACCAGGTCGACGACGTGCCCGACAACGGCCAGCACGTGATCGCCAGCGGCTACCACCACCTGTACCGCTACCTCGACAGCGTCGGCACCCGCGAACACCTCGCCTTCCCCAAGGTCTCCACGCTGCGCTGGCCCGACGGCCGCAAGACGACGATGCAGACCACGGGACTCGGTGCGCTGCGCACCCTGTTCGGTGTGCACCCCGACGCCGGTGTCGGTGACCGGCTCCGGGCCGCACGCGCCACGCTCAGACTGGGCTGGCAGGCGCTGCGCCAGCCAGCCGACCTGGCGGACCTGACCACCGAGCAGTGGTTCGAGCGGGTCGGTATGCCCGCCCCGGCACGAGAAGCGTTGTGGGACTGGCTCGCCCTGGGCATCGCCGCGGAACCGGTGTCGAAGGAATCGGCGAAGGTCTTCGCCAACGTGATGGCGACCGGCATCAGGCTCGGTCTGCGACACCGCATCCCGGTGACGATCGGTTATCCGACGGTCGATCTCGACACGCTCTACATCTCCGGTGCGGTCAAGGTGTTCGAGGAACACGGTGTCGACGTGCGGTACCGCGCCGTGGCGCGCCGCATCCACATCGACGGCGGCGTCGTCACCGGGGTGTCGCTCGCCGACGGCACGCACATCCCCGCCGACGCGGTGGTCTGCGCCGTGCCGAACTCGAACATCGAGGGTCTGCTCGACGATCTGCCCGAACACGCCGAGATCTACGCCGCCGCAGACAAACTCGGCCACACCCCGATCGTCAGCACCAACCTCTACCTGGACCGGCCGCTGGGCACCGAGACGGCGTTCGAGGGGTTGATCGGCGGCACCGGCGTCATCGACGAGGTCTTCGACCGGCAGATCATGCACGGCCGCCGCACCGACCGCGCGTGGCTGTACTGCCTGACCACCAGCGGCGCCTACGAACAGATCACGAAGACCAGCGACGAGATCGTCGCCGAGCAGATGGCCCTGCTGAGGCGTTACTACCCGGCCGCCCGGCACGCCAATGTCCTTCAGGCGCAGGTGGTCCGGATGCCGAAGGCCACCTTCTCCCAGGTGGTCGGCACCGATGCGCTGCGGCCGCCGCAGCGGACCTCGGTGCCGTCACTGGTCCTCGCCGGTGACTGGACCGCGACCAACTGGTCGGCCACGATGGAGAGCGCCGTCGAGAGCGCCGCCACGGCGGTGCGGCTGCTGCTCGCCCAGCATCCGTGA
- a CDS encoding TetR/AcrR family transcriptional regulator yields the protein MTHTPRRRMSGADRRAQLLDIARDIVAADGFTALSIDRIAHTAGVTRTVVYQQFTDLAGVMTALLDRESAIAFAGLRSVDWERAEPDADRLGRGILAYLQAAPVSWRIFLRPPDGAPPQVRARIELGRAYARGVAARHMSRALGTAVDPDGPTQRILLAAIEELALLHLEDPAGCPDETVVSYLRSLLWWAERAEITAG from the coding sequence GTGACGCACACGCCCCGCCGCCGGATGTCGGGTGCCGACCGGCGCGCGCAACTCCTCGACATCGCCCGCGACATCGTCGCCGCGGACGGATTCACCGCGCTGTCCATCGACCGGATCGCCCACACCGCAGGCGTCACCCGCACCGTCGTCTATCAGCAGTTCACCGATCTGGCCGGGGTGATGACGGCCCTGCTCGACCGCGAATCGGCGATCGCCTTCGCGGGTCTGCGCAGTGTCGACTGGGAACGGGCCGAACCCGACGCGGACCGGTTGGGCCGCGGAATTCTGGCGTATCTTCAAGCGGCGCCGGTGAGTTGGCGGATCTTCCTGCGCCCACCGGACGGCGCCCCACCGCAGGTGCGTGCGCGCATCGAACTGGGACGGGCCTACGCAAGGGGGGTCGCGGCCCGGCACATGTCCCGTGCGCTGGGCACGGCCGTCGACCCGGACGGCCCGACGCAGCGAATCCTGTTGGCCGCCATCGAGGAACTGGCACTGCTGCACCTCGAGGATCCGGCGGGCTGCCCCGACGAGACCGTGGTGTCCTATCTGCGGTCGCTGCTGTGGTGGGCCGAACGGGCCGAGATCACAGCGGGTTGA
- a CDS encoding amino acid ABC transporter ATP-binding protein, which yields MTEDRVVAEGLHKAFGDNEVLKGVSFRVPAGSVTTIIGPSGSGKTTLLRALNALDVPDAGTVCIGGENGVSIDFAKPVSKDELRRYRMQSGFVFQSHNLFPHKTVLQNVTEGPIVVQKRPREEAEAAAVELLTQVGLAEKRDQYPYQLSGGQQQRVGIARALALRPEVVLFDEPTSALDPELVGEVLSVIKDLAVEGWTLVVVTHEIQFARQVSNQVLFTDRGVILEQGPPEAVIGDPKEERTRQFLDRILNPL from the coding sequence ATGACCGAGGATCGGGTGGTCGCCGAGGGTTTGCACAAGGCCTTCGGCGACAACGAAGTGCTCAAAGGGGTGTCGTTCCGGGTGCCGGCAGGGTCGGTGACCACGATCATCGGTCCGTCGGGGTCCGGGAAGACGACGCTGCTGCGCGCACTCAACGCCCTCGACGTGCCCGACGCCGGAACCGTGTGCATCGGCGGGGAGAACGGAGTCAGCATCGACTTCGCCAAACCGGTGTCCAAGGACGAGTTGCGCCGCTACCGGATGCAGAGCGGGTTCGTCTTCCAGTCCCACAACCTGTTCCCGCACAAGACGGTCCTGCAGAACGTCACCGAGGGTCCGATCGTCGTGCAGAAGCGGCCCAGGGAGGAGGCCGAGGCGGCGGCCGTCGAACTGCTCACTCAGGTGGGGCTGGCGGAGAAACGCGACCAGTACCCCTACCAACTCTCGGGCGGTCAGCAGCAGCGGGTCGGGATCGCCCGCGCGCTGGCGTTGCGGCCCGAGGTCGTGCTGTTCGACGAGCCGACCTCCGCACTCGATCCCGAACTGGTCGGTGAGGTGCTCTCGGTCATCAAGGATCTGGCGGTGGAGGGGTGGACGCTGGTCGTGGTCACCCACGAGATCCAGTTCGCGCGGCAGGTGTCGAATCAGGTGCTGTTCACCGACCGTGGCGTCATCCTCGAGCAGGGGCCGCCCGAGGCGGTGATCGGCGATCCGAAGGAGGAGCGGACGCGGCAGTTCCTCGACCGGATCCTCAACCCGCTGTGA
- a CDS encoding ABC transporter permease subunit (The N-terminal region of this protein, as described by TIGR01726, is a three transmembrane segment that identifies a subfamily of ABC transporter permease subunits, which specificities that include histidine, arginine, glutamine, glutamate, L-cystine (sic), the opines (in Agrobacterium) octopine and nopaline, etc.), whose product MRFLRALLLLLAVLTVASCASADDGSDEPIKSAGVLRVGTEGVYAPFSYHDASGQLVGYDVDVARAVADKIGVRAEFVETPWDAMFAALEAGRFDVVANEVTINAERRAKYDLSQPYSVGEGVIVTRADDDSITTLDDLAGKVAAENATSNWSEVAREAGARVEAVEGFTQAITLLNQGRVDVVVNDSIAVYAYLAETGDTSVKIAGTVGEKSEQGFAARKDSGLLPELNRALDELRADGTLAEISQRYLKANASGAPESDQADTAGAPRSTWQLILDNLWPLARAALTMTIPLTVISFAIGLVIALGVALARLSPNVVLTNVARFYISIIRGTPLLVQLFIVFFALPEFGIRIDPFPAAVIAFSLNVGGYAAEIIRSAILSIPKGQWEAAETIGMNYPTSLRRIVLPQAARVAVPPLSNTLISLVKDTSLASTILVTELLRQAQIVAAPTFEFFALYGTAAVYYWVICLVLSFGQGRIERRLERYVAR is encoded by the coding sequence GTGAGGTTTCTTCGGGCGCTCCTGCTGCTGCTCGCCGTCCTGACCGTGGCGTCCTGCGCATCGGCGGATGACGGCAGCGACGAGCCGATCAAGTCGGCGGGCGTGCTGCGGGTCGGCACCGAGGGGGTGTACGCCCCGTTCAGCTATCACGACGCCTCCGGTCAACTGGTCGGCTACGACGTCGACGTGGCGCGCGCGGTGGCCGACAAGATCGGAGTGCGCGCCGAGTTCGTGGAGACGCCGTGGGACGCGATGTTCGCCGCCCTGGAGGCGGGCCGGTTCGACGTGGTCGCCAACGAGGTGACCATCAACGCCGAGCGGCGGGCGAAATACGACCTGTCACAACCGTATTCGGTGGGCGAGGGAGTGATCGTCACCCGCGCCGACGACGATTCGATCACCACGCTCGACGATCTCGCGGGCAAGGTCGCCGCCGAGAACGCGACCAGCAACTGGTCGGAGGTCGCGCGTGAGGCCGGGGCGCGGGTGGAGGCCGTGGAGGGTTTCACCCAGGCCATCACGCTGCTCAATCAGGGCCGGGTCGACGTCGTCGTCAACGACAGCATCGCGGTGTACGCCTACCTCGCCGAAACGGGCGACACCTCGGTGAAGATCGCGGGCACGGTCGGTGAGAAGAGCGAACAGGGCTTCGCCGCCCGCAAGGACAGCGGCCTGCTGCCCGAACTCAACCGGGCACTCGACGAACTGCGCGCCGACGGCACGCTTGCCGAGATCTCCCAGCGGTACCTCAAGGCCAACGCCTCAGGTGCGCCGGAGTCCGATCAAGCGGACACCGCGGGCGCTCCCCGTTCCACGTGGCAGCTGATCCTCGACAACCTGTGGCCGCTCGCGCGGGCGGCGCTGACGATGACGATCCCGCTGACAGTCATCAGCTTCGCTATCGGTCTGGTGATCGCGCTCGGGGTCGCGCTGGCCCGGTTGTCGCCGAATGTGGTGCTGACCAACGTCGCCCGCTTCTATATCTCGATCATCCGCGGCACCCCACTGCTCGTGCAGTTGTTCATCGTGTTCTTCGCGCTGCCGGAGTTCGGGATCCGGATCGACCCGTTCCCGGCGGCGGTGATCGCGTTCTCGCTCAACGTCGGCGGGTACGCCGCCGAGATCATCCGCTCGGCGATCCTGTCCATCCCGAAGGGTCAGTGGGAGGCCGCCGAGACGATCGGCATGAACTACCCGACGTCGCTGCGCCGCATCGTGCTGCCGCAGGCCGCCCGGGTGGCCGTACCGCCGCTGTCGAACACGCTGATCTCCCTGGTCAAGGACACCTCACTGGCGTCGACCATCCTGGTGACCGAACTGCTGCGGCAGGCGCAGATCGTCGCGGCCCCGACGTTCGAGTTCTTCGCGCTGTACGGCACCGCCGCGGTGTACTACTGGGTGATCTGCCTGGTGTTGTCGTTCGGTCAGGGCCGCATCGAGCGCCGGCTGGAAAGGTACGTGGCGAGATGA
- the gluQRS gene encoding tRNA glutamyl-Q(34) synthetase GluQRS, with protein sequence MTRSPAGRFAPSPSADLHIGNLRTAVLAWLFARSTGRRFLMRVEDLDYRTDSDIAARQLVDLAALGLTWDGPAEYQSAHRDRYDGVIDGLVDAGMVYECYCSRKDIAQAPRAPHAPQGAYPGICRDLTDAERDARRRETGRPPALRLRTDVITYTVTDLLHGAHTGIVDDFVVRRGDGVPAYNLAVVVDDAAAGVDQVVRGDDLLSSSPRQAYLARLLGYPEPTYAHVPLVLNTDGARLAKRDGAVTLAEIGAHTALRRIADSLGFAGADVDAMLAEFDPARLPRHPWIYVPD encoded by the coding sequence GTGACCCGCTCCCCCGCGGGCCGGTTCGCGCCGAGCCCGTCGGCCGATCTGCACATCGGCAACCTGCGCACCGCCGTGCTCGCCTGGCTCTTCGCCCGGTCGACCGGTCGGCGGTTCCTCATGCGCGTCGAGGACCTCGACTACCGCACCGATTCCGACATCGCCGCCCGCCAACTCGTCGACCTGGCCGCACTGGGCCTGACCTGGGACGGACCGGCCGAATACCAGTCCGCGCACCGCGACCGCTACGACGGCGTCATCGACGGTCTGGTCGACGCCGGCATGGTGTACGAATGCTATTGCAGCAGAAAGGACATCGCGCAGGCGCCGCGTGCGCCGCACGCACCGCAGGGGGCCTACCCCGGCATCTGCCGCGATCTCACCGACGCCGAACGCGACGCGCGCCGCCGTGAGACGGGCCGTCCGCCCGCACTGCGGTTGCGCACCGACGTGATCACCTACACCGTCACCGACCTGCTGCACGGCGCCCACACCGGCATCGTCGACGACTTCGTGGTCCGCCGCGGGGACGGTGTGCCCGCCTACAACCTGGCCGTGGTGGTCGACGATGCGGCTGCGGGTGTCGACCAGGTGGTTCGCGGCGACGACCTGCTGTCGTCGTCGCCGCGGCAGGCGTATCTGGCGCGGCTGCTCGGGTATCCAGAGCCGACGTATGCCCACGTGCCGCTGGTGCTCAACACCGACGGCGCCCGGCTGGCCAAACGCGACGGTGCCGTGACCCTCGCCGAGATCGGGGCGCACACGGCGCTGCGCCGGATCGCCGATTCGCTGGGCTTCGCCGGGGCCGACGTCGACGCGATGCTGGCGGAGTTCGACCCGGCCCGGCTGCCGCGGCACCCGTGGATATACGTGCCGGACTGA